From the Thomasclavelia ramosa DSM 1402 genome, the window TATTAATTTCCTTCTTATTTTGATCAGCACTTACATAACCACGATCTTTTTTAGCATATAATTCCATGTATAAGTGAGCACCTTGAGCAACATGAGCAATTTCCATATCATTAGAAATCATTGTTACTTCTGAAGGGCATTGAATGTCAGCACCTGTTACAGTAGCAGGTCCCTCAACATCAATAATCATTGTAGCCGATTCATCACTATCCACATCAAAGACTAATTTCTTAAGATTTAAGATAATTGATGTAACATCTTCGACAACACCATCTACTGCAGAAAATTCATGGATAGCACCTTGAACTTTAATTGCATATACAGCAGATCCAGGTAAAGAAGATAGAAGAACTCGACGAAGTGAATTCCCCAAAGTTGTACCGAAACCTCTTTCTAAAGGTTCAATAACAAATTTACCATAATTATCTGTTTCATCATAATTAGCTATATTAAAATTTGCTTTTTCAAACTTTTGCATCTATTTCCCTCCTCACTAGGAATTATTATTTTTTTTGATCATACAATAATTATCCACGAGGACGTTTTGGTGGACGGCACCCGTTATGTGGAATTGGAGTAACATCATTGATTGCAGTTACTTCTAATCCAGCAGCTTGTAAAGCTCTAACAGCTGCTTCACGTCCTGGTCCAGGACCTTTAACACATACTTCTACAGATTTTACTCCGTGATCCATTGATGCTTTTGCAGCAGCTTCAGAAGCCATTTGCGCAGCAAATGGAGTAGATTTTCTTGAACCTTTAAATCCTAATGCACCAGCACTAGACCATGTTAATACATTACCATGTTCATCAGTAATTGTTACAATAGTATTATTGAAAGTTGAATGAACATGTGCTACACCTTTTGCGATATTCTTTTTTGCACGTTTTTTACCACGTACTTGTTTAACTTTTGCCATTTCTAGTTCAACCTCCTATCTATTTTTTCTTTCCTGCGATTGGTTTTGCCTTACCCTTACGAGTACGAGCATTTGTTTTAGTCTTTTGACCACGAACAGGAAGTCCTTTACGATGACGGATTCCTCTGTAGCTTCCAATTTCCATTAAGCGTTTAATGTTTAAAGCTACTTCTCGACGAAGGTCACCTTCAACTTTAATTGATTCTATTTCTTTTCTAATTGTACCGATTTCATCTTCAGTTAAATCTTTAACTCTAGTGTTCTCGTTAATTCCAACTTTTTTCAAAATTTCTTGAGCTGTTGGTTTACCGATACCATAGATATAAGTTAATGAGATAACCACACGTTTGTCACGTGGGATATCAACTCCAGCAATACGAGCCATTTTATTTCCTCCTAATTAACTACTAATTAACCTTGTCTTTGTTTATGTTTAGGGTTTTCGCAAATAACCATTACGCGCCCTTTTCTTTTAATTACTCTGCATTTATCACACATTGGTTTTACAGATGGTCTTACTTTCATCTTGTCTACCTCCTTTTGGAAGATTTAAGTTTTATTTATGTCTAAATGTAATTCGCCCACGTGTTAAATCGTATGGAGAAATTTCTACCGTAACCCTGTCCCCCGGTAAAATGCGAATGTAATGCATACGGATTTTACCAGAAACGTGAGCAAGGATTTCTACTCCATTTTCTAACGCTACTTTAAACATTGCATTTGGTAATGTTTCAAGTACCGTTGCTTCTACTTCAAGAACGTCATCTTTCTTTGCCATAGGTTTTCAACTCCCTTAAATTAAAGTTTTGTTAAGATTTCATACCCGTCATCAGTAATGACGATCGTATGTTCATAATGAGCCGCTAAAGAGCGGTCTTTTGTTACAACTGTCCAATCATCTTGTAATACTTCCGTTTCACATCCACCTAGATGTGCCATCGGTTCGATTGCAAGTGTCATACCTGCTTTAAGTCTTGGACCACGACCAGCTTGACCATAATTAGGAACAGCAGGATCTTCATGTACCTCAGTACCAATCCCATGCCCTGTATAATCTAACGGTGTAGTACATCCATGATCTTCAAGGTATACTTGCACAGCGTGAGAAATATCTGATAAGCGATTACCAGGTTTAACCTGTTCTAATCCAGCGTATAATGAAGCTTCACAAACTTCCATCAGCCGTTTAGCTTCATCGCTGATTTTACCGACTGCATAAGTCCACGCGCTATCTCCGTGATATCCTTTATAACAAGCCCCAACATCAACTGAAATGATGTCACCTTCTTCTAATTTTCGATCACTAGGAATTCCATGTACGACTACTTCATTAATTGAAGTACAAACACTGTTTGGAAATCCATATAAGTGAAGAAATGAAGGAGTTGCATTATTATCACGAATCACTTTTTCGCAAATCTCATCAATTTGTTTTGTCGTAATTCCTGGGACAATAACTTCTTTAAGCTTTTCATGCACTAATGCAACAATTCTTCCAGCTTCAGCCATCAATTCAATTTCTCTACGGTCTTTAGTAACAATCATTATTTAACCTCCAGGCTAGCTTTGATATCCTTAAAGACGTCTTCCATAGATTGATCACCATTTATATTAGTGATTTGTCCTTTCATTGTATAATAATCAATTAAAGGACTTGTTTGTTTTTCATAAGTATCCAGTCTGACTTTTACAGCATCTTCGCTTTCATCAGGCCGTTGATACAACTCACCACCACAAACATCACATACCCCTTCAACTTTAGGTGGATTATATTCGATGTGGTAACTTGCACCACATTCTTTACAAGTTCTTCTTCCAGAAAGTCTTGGTACTAAACGATCTAATTCGATATCTAAATTGATTACGGCATCAATTTCAAATCCAAATTCTTTAGCAATACTTTCTAACTCACGAGCTTGAATAATAGTACGAGGGAAACCATCAAGAATAAATCCATTTGGAAATTCATTTTCTTGAAGATATTCTCTAACCATTTGAATAGTATAATCATCAGGAACTAAGTGACCAAATTGCATGAAGTATTTTGCAATAACTCCATATTTAGTTTGCTCCTTAAGTGCTTTTCTAAAAATGTCTCCTGTTGAAATGTGAGTAAGTCCATACTCTTTCACTAAATTAGCTGCTTGAGTACCTTTTCCCGCTCCAGGTGGCCCCATTAGAATAATGTTCATATAATTGCCCCTTCTTTCTTATACTATCGACGAATATAACCGTGATATTCTTTTCTTGTAATATGAGTTTTAATTTGTTTTACAGTTTCTAGTGCAACCCCAGTAACGATGATTAAACCTGTACCACCAAGTGATAAAGATGCGTTTGCTGTTTGTGACCAGATAACTGGTGTAATAATTGGAATTGCTGCAATGATACATAACGATAATGATCCTACCACAGTTACTCTGTTTAAAATTGTCTTAATGTGTTTCATTGTATCAACTCCAGTTCTAACTCCCGGAATTGCTCCACCGTTTTTCTTTAAATCATCACTGATTTTTTCAGCATCAATTTGTAAGTTAGAATAAAAGAATGTAAATCCAATAATCATCAAGATATATAAGACGAATCCAACTGGTTCTTGATAATTAAAGATTGTATTGATCCATTTAGTAACATCGCTAGTTTCCATAAAACTAACTACTGTTCTTGGTGCTGCTAATACTGATGAAGCAAAGATAACTGGAATAACCCCTGAACTATTAATTTTAATAGGCATATGAGTTTGATCTTTAGTTCTCATTGTTGTATTAGAGCTTGTTGCATAAATTATTGGTATTTTTCTAACGGCACCTTCATTGAAAACAACAAAGATCACGATTGAAAGATAAACTACCACAAATAATGCATACCAGGCAATTCCAAGCCACATATCCCCAGCTTTACCAGAAGTATCAACTAAGTTGTTGAAAGTTGAAATAAAACTGCTCGGTAAGTTTGAAACAATCCCAGTGAAGATTAATAATGATACCCCATTACCAATCCCTTTATTTGTAATTTGATCCCCTAACCATACTGCTAACATACTACCTGCCATCATAATTAAGACAACATAGATATATGTCCAGATACTAGAATCTGCAAGAATCTTGTATCCATTATCGAAAGCGTAAGTTAATACGCCACCTTGTAATGCTGCTAAGAATAATGTTACATATCTTGTAACCCGGTCTTTTTTCTTTTTACCGGTATTACCTTCTTTACGCCATTGGCTCAATGCCGGAATAACATCCATTGACAATAATTCAATAATGATTGAAGAAGTGATGTAAGGTGAAACTCCTAGCGAGAATAGAGAGAATCTCTCTAATGTTCCCCCACCTAGTAAGTTCATAATCCCAAAAATCCCATTAGTGGCATCACTAGAACTTAATGCTCCAGTGTTGACACTCGGAATAGTAATTGCAGCTCCCAGACGATAAACAAATAGAATCCCCAGAGTGAAAATTACTTTTTGACGAAGTTCACCTTTTTTGAAAACATTTTTCAAAAATGTAAACATCTTAGATCACCTCGGTTTTTCCACCTGCAGCTTCGATTGCGGCAAGAGCAGATTTAGAAAACTTATGAGCTTTTACAGTAATAGCTTTTTCTAAAGTTCCATTACCTAATACTTTAACACCATCTAATTCTTTTTTGATTAACCCAGCTTCTTTTAATGCTTTAGGACATACAACAGTCCCTGCTTCAAAAGTATTTAACTGATCTAAATTAACAATAGCGTATTCTAATTTATTAAAGTTTGTAAATCCACGTTTTGGTAAACGCATGAATAATGGAGTTTGTCCCCCTTCGAATCCAGGTTTCTTTCCACCACCAGATCTAGCGCCTTGCCCTTTTTGTCCTCTACCAGCAGTTTTACCAGTACCAGAACTTGTACCACGTCCAACACGTTTTCTTGTTTTACGAGCACCTTCAGTGTATTGTAATTCGTGTAGTTTCATTAGTTTACACCTCCCTATTTTTCTTCTACTTTAATTAGGTGTCCAACAACTTTGATCATTCCTTGAATGAATTCGTTGTTTTCTTTTTCTACGGTTTTATTTACTTTTGTTAAACCTAACGCTTTAAGAGTAGCCCGTTGTTTTGGTAAACAACCAATTGGACTTTTTTTAAGCGTAATCATAACTGTTTTTGCCATTTTTTACGCCCTCCTATCCAAAAATTTCTTCTACTTTTTTATCTCTTAATTCAGCAACTTGGTTTACAGTTTTTAATGAAGCTAAACCTTCCATTGTAGCTCTAACCATGTTAATAGGTGTTCTAGAACCTAAAGATTTAGATAAAATATCACTATAACCAGCTAATTCTACAACAGCACGAACTGGTCCCCCAGCGATGATTCCAGTACCTTGAGAAGCAGGTTTAATAAATACTCTACCTGATCCATAAATACCAGTAACTTCATGAGGAATAGTTCCATGAACTGAAGGAACGTTGATAACATTTCTTTTTGCATTTTCAGAAGCTTTTCTGATTGCATCAGGTACTTCGTTTGCTTTACCAGTACCGAAACCAACTCTACCTTTTCTATCTCCGATTACAACTAATGCAGCAAAGCGGAATTTACGCCCACCTTTTACTACTTTAGTTACACGGTTAATAGTAACAACACGTTCTTCAAATTCTTTTTCTTCTCTTCTAGGTCCATTGTTTCTTTGACCTCTTCTAGGTCCGTTGTTTCTTGGTCCATTGTTTCTTGGTTTACGTTGTTCCATATTGACCTCCTTCTAGAATTCTAATCCAGCTTCTCTAGCAGCTTCAGCTAGGGCTTTTACACGACCATGATAAACGTATCCACCACGATCAAATACTACTTTTTTGATATTCTTTGCGATTGCCGCTTCTCCAACAGCTTTACCTACTGCAGTTGCAGCAGCGATGTTAGAACCGTTTTCTAATTTCATATCAACACTAGATGCACTTGCTAAAGTAACACCGTTAACATCATCAATAACTTGCGCATGAATATGAGCATTTGAACGGAACACGTTTAAACGTGGGCATTCAGGAGTTCCACTGATTTTAGCACGAACTCTAGCATGTCTTTTTAAACGAACATCATTACGAGATTGTAATTTTGACATCTTATTTTGCTCCTTTCGAAACTACTTCTTACCAGCAGTTTTTCCTTCTTTTCTGATGATTCTTTCATCACTATATTTAATCCCTTTACCTTTATAAGGTTCTGGTTTTCTTACTTCTCTAATTTGAGCAGCAACTTGACCAACACGTTCTTTTGAGATTCCAGATACAACGATTGTTGTATTGTTAGGAGTTTCAATTGTAACTCCTTCTTCAGCTTCAATCTCTACTTGATGAGAATATCCAATGTTTAACA encodes:
- a CDS encoding DNA-directed RNA polymerase subunit alpha; protein product: MQKFEKANFNIANYDETDNYGKFVIEPLERGFGTTLGNSLRRVLLSSLPGSAVYAIKVQGAIHEFSAVDGVVEDVTSIILNLKKLVFDVDSDESATMIIDVEGPATVTGADIQCPSEVTMISNDMEIAHVAQGAHLYMELYAKKDRGYVSADQNKKEINTIGIIPTDSIYSPVEKVSYAVEPTRVGESAKYDQLTLEIETNGALKPYEAISLAAKILVEHLNMFVELTDMAVNMEVMSEAQSDTTNKVLDMTIEELDLSVRSYNCLKRAGIQTVQDLAAKSEDDMIKVRNLGKKSLKEVKEKLVELGLGFKPID
- the rpsK gene encoding 30S ribosomal protein S11, whose amino-acid sequence is MAKVKQVRGKKRAKKNIAKGVAHVHSTFNNTIVTITDEHGNVLTWSSAGALGFKGSRKSTPFAAQMASEAAAKASMDHGVKSVEVCVKGPGPGREAAVRALQAAGLEVTAINDVTPIPHNGCRPPKRPRG
- the rpsM gene encoding 30S ribosomal protein S13 yields the protein MARIAGVDIPRDKRVVISLTYIYGIGKPTAQEILKKVGINENTRVKDLTEDEIGTIRKEIESIKVEGDLRREVALNIKRLMEIGSYRGIRHRKGLPVRGQKTKTNARTRKGKAKPIAGKKK
- the rpmJ gene encoding 50S ribosomal protein L36, with the translated sequence MKVRPSVKPMCDKCRVIKRKGRVMVICENPKHKQRQG
- the infA gene encoding translation initiation factor IF-1; protein product: MAKKDDVLEVEATVLETLPNAMFKVALENGVEILAHVSGKIRMHYIRILPGDRVTVEISPYDLTRGRITFRHK
- the map gene encoding type I methionyl aminopeptidase, whose protein sequence is MIVTKDRREIELMAEAGRIVALVHEKLKEVIVPGITTKQIDEICEKVIRDNNATPSFLHLYGFPNSVCTSINEVVVHGIPSDRKLEEGDIISVDVGACYKGYHGDSAWTYAVGKISDEAKRLMEVCEASLYAGLEQVKPGNRLSDISHAVQVYLEDHGCTTPLDYTGHGIGTEVHEDPAVPNYGQAGRGPRLKAGMTLAIEPMAHLGGCETEVLQDDWTVVTKDRSLAAHYEHTIVITDDGYEILTKL
- a CDS encoding adenylate kinase, with protein sequence MNIILMGPPGAGKGTQAANLVKEYGLTHISTGDIFRKALKEQTKYGVIAKYFMQFGHLVPDDYTIQMVREYLQENEFPNGFILDGFPRTIIQARELESIAKEFGFEIDAVINLDIELDRLVPRLSGRRTCKECGASYHIEYNPPKVEGVCDVCGGELYQRPDESEDAVKVRLDTYEKQTSPLIDYYTMKGQITNINGDQSMEDVFKDIKASLEVK
- the secY gene encoding preprotein translocase subunit SecY, producing MFTFLKNVFKKGELRQKVIFTLGILFVYRLGAAITIPSVNTGALSSSDATNGIFGIMNLLGGGTLERFSLFSLGVSPYITSSIIIELLSMDVIPALSQWRKEGNTGKKKKDRVTRYVTLFLAALQGGVLTYAFDNGYKILADSSIWTYIYVVLIMMAGSMLAVWLGDQITNKGIGNGVSLLIFTGIVSNLPSSFISTFNNLVDTSGKAGDMWLGIAWYALFVVVYLSIVIFVVFNEGAVRKIPIIYATSSNTTMRTKDQTHMPIKINSSGVIPVIFASSVLAAPRTVVSFMETSDVTKWINTIFNYQEPVGFVLYILMIIGFTFFYSNLQIDAEKISDDLKKNGGAIPGVRTGVDTMKHIKTILNRVTVVGSLSLCIIAAIPIITPVIWSQTANASLSLGGTGLIIVTGVALETVKQIKTHITRKEYHGYIRR
- the rplO gene encoding 50S ribosomal protein L15, coding for MKLHELQYTEGARKTRKRVGRGTSSGTGKTAGRGQKGQGARSGGGKKPGFEGGQTPLFMRLPKRGFTNFNKLEYAIVNLDQLNTFEAGTVVCPKALKEAGLIKKELDGVKVLGNGTLEKAITVKAHKFSKSALAAIEAAGGKTEVI
- the rpmD gene encoding 50S ribosomal protein L30, whose product is MAKTVMITLKKSPIGCLPKQRATLKALGLTKVNKTVEKENNEFIQGMIKVVGHLIKVEEK
- the rpsE gene encoding 30S ribosomal protein S5 codes for the protein MEQRKPRNNGPRNNGPRRGQRNNGPRREEKEFEERVVTINRVTKVVKGGRKFRFAALVVIGDRKGRVGFGTGKANEVPDAIRKASENAKRNVINVPSVHGTIPHEVTGIYGSGRVFIKPASQGTGIIAGGPVRAVVELAGYSDILSKSLGSRTPINMVRATMEGLASLKTVNQVAELRDKKVEEIFG
- the rplR gene encoding 50S ribosomal protein L18, translating into MSKLQSRNDVRLKRHARVRAKISGTPECPRLNVFRSNAHIHAQVIDDVNGVTLASASSVDMKLENGSNIAAATAVGKAVGEAAIAKNIKKVVFDRGGYVYHGRVKALAEAAREAGLEF